The genomic DNA TGCCGCATGACATTGCGCAGCCGCTCGGCGGTGTCGCGCACGGTCTCGTCGGTGAAGGCCGGTCCCTTGCCGCCGGCCTCGATGATGAAGGAGGGAATGCCGTCCTTGGCCGCGCTCATCATCGACGAGCCCGCGAGGATGTCCGGCGGCGCGGGCAGCGTGCTGCGGAAGCCGAAGGCGCGCGCGATGCCCTCCCCCTTCTTGCCGATCTCGCCCGGGATGTCGGCGTACAGGGCCCAGCGCACGTCCTCGGTCAGCGCGGTGTGCATGTCGATCAGGTAGTCGGCGTGCTTGCGCAGTTCGCTGTAGATCGCGTGCGCCATCTGCTGCGTGAGCGTGCCGGTCGCGCTGCCCGGGAAGCAGCGGTTGAGGTCGCCGCCGTTGTAGCCCTCGAACGGACTCATGCGCTGGTTCTTCTGGAACGCCGTCATGTTGAGGATCGGCAGCGCGACGACCGTCCCCTTGAGCGTGTCCGGCGACAGGGAGCGGATCAATTCGTGCAGCACGAACGCGCCGCAGTATTCGTTGCCGTGCACGCAGCCGTGCAGCCACAGGGCTGGCCCGTCCGAGGCGCCGCGCACCACCACGACGGGAATGAGGATGGGTTGCCCATCGGGCAACTCGCCGATCTTCAGGCGTCCTTTTGCAACGCCCGGGCCCTTCGAGACTGCCGTGCCGATTTCAATGGTGTCCATCGTGAATTCTCCTTATCGAGCGGGCTGAGGATCGAGGCCGACATGGACCAGGATCTCGCCGTTGGGCATGACCGGACCGCCGCCGATCGCCAGGACGATGCCGGAGAAAGGACTCTTCGCCTCCTCCACCAGATCGCCGAACACGTCGTAGTAGCGGCCGACCAGATCGCCCTCGGCGATCCGGTTTCCGCATTTCACGGCCGGGCGGAAAAGGCCGCCGCGCGTCGCATTCACCCACGCGAAATTGGAGAACAGGGTCAGCCCGCCATATTCGGTGGTCTCGCCCGGGAGCATGTCGAGATGGCGCAGCACGTTGCGAAAGCGCTCGGCGCAATCGGCCACAGTCTCGGGGCTGAACGCCGAGCCGATGCCGCCGGCTTCGATGATCAGCCCGGGAATGCCTTCCTTCGCCGCCTCGATCAGGGCCGATCCGCCCAGGGTGTCCAGCGGCGTGGGCAACGTGTTCTCGAAGCCGAAGGCACGCGCCATGCCGTGCGCGACGTCTGCCTTGTCGCCGGAGGGCGGCGCGAAAAGGGCCCAACGCGTGTCGGCCGTGAAAGCGGTATGGACGTCGACGAAATGCGTCGCGTGCTCGCGCAGATGCTGATAAATATGGAACGCCATCTGTTCGGTCAGCGTTCCGCCGGGCTTGCCGGGAAAGCAGCGGTTGAGGTCGCCGCCGTTGTAGCCGTCGAACGGGCTCATGCGCTGCTGCCGCTGGAAGCCGGTGATGTTCAGGACCGGCAGCGCGACCACCGTGCCGCGCTGCAGCGTGAGCTCGCGCGTCAGGGCGTGGATGCTGAACGCGCCGCAATACTCGTTGCCGTGGACGCATCCGTGCATCCACACGACGGGGCCGTCTTCGGCGCCGCGCACGATGATCACGGGAATCTCCATCGGCGAACCGTCCGGCAGACTGCCAACCTGCAGCATGCCGTCGACCCGGCCGGGCGCGACGGAGACGGCAGTCCCGATCTCCATTTTCTTCAGGCTCTTCTTCATCAGTTGGTGCTCCTTCAAATGCGCATGATTCGGCGCATCCCGACGAGGCGCTCGACGACGAGGCCGAGAACCAGGATGAGCAGGATCTGCAAGGTGGTGATGGCCGCGATCACCGGCGTGCTTTCCCACTGGATCTGGGAAAAGATCTCGATCGGCAGGGTCGTCATGCCCGGGCCGGTGAGAAACAGGGCGATGTAGGCGTCGCCGAAAGAAATGATGAACGAGAAGATCAGCGCCGAGACGATGCCGGGCGCGGTCAGTGGCAGCACGATCTCCCAGAGCGCCCGCAGGCGCGATGCGCCGAGCGTCAGCGCCGCCGTCTCGAGCTGCGCGTCGACGCCGTCGAGGCTGGCCGAGACGCCAGCGATGGCGAAGGGAAGGCACAGCAGCACGTGTCCCGCAAGAAGCGCGAGGAAGCTCGGCAGCGGCACGAAATTCAGCGCGAGCAGCAAGGACATGCTGATGAGAATCTGCGGCACCATGGCCGGCAGCAGCGCCAGCGACTGCGCCAGCTCGCGCCGCTTGCCCGCGAAGCGGATGATCGAATAGGCGCTCAGGAATCCGATCAGCGTCGCGATCGGCGCCGACAGGCTGGCCAGCTTGATGCTGAACAGGAAGGCGTCGACGAAGTTGTCGGCGCGGAAGAACTCGCCGTACCAGCGCAGCGAGAAGCCGCTGGGCGGGAAGGCGGTCGAACTGGTCGCCGTGAACGAGGTCAGGACGATGATCAGGATCGGCCCGAGCAGGAAGATGTAGATCAGCAGCACGGCCGCCAGCAGCAGCACGCGGCCCACGCCCCCGGCCTCGGAAGTCTTGTCAGCCATGGAGCGCCGCCCGTCGATCGCTGCGGAAATACAGGAAGATGATGACGAACTGAAGCAGGACCAGGATCGACGCCATCGCCGATCCGAGCGGCCAGTTCAGCGTGTGCAGCACCAGCTCGTAGATCGACTGCCCCATCATCTGGACGTTCTTGCCGCCGAGCAGCGTGGGCGTGACGACCGAGCCTGCGCTGAGCGTGAAGACCAGCACCGAGCCCATGAGGATGCCGGGCTTGCTGAGCGGCAGCGTCACCTCGAAGAAGATCCGCGCAGTGCCCGCGCCCAGCGTGCTGGCCGCCCGCCGCAGGCTGGGGTCCTGCGCGGTGAGCGACGAGAAGAGCGGAAAGATCATGTAAGGCAGCAGGATGTGGACGAGGGCCACGACGACGGCGGTCTGCGTGTTCAGGATCTGCAGCGGCTGGTGGACGAGGCCGGTCCACAGGAGCACACGGTTGATCAGGCCCTCCGCGCCGAACAGCACGATCCAGCCGTAGGTGCGAACGATCACGCCGGTGGTCAGCGGCGCGACGACCAGGAACATCAGCACGCCGCGCCAGGCCGATTGGGTGCGCGACAGGAAGTAGGCCATCGGATAGCCGAGCAGAAGGCTGCACAGCGTCGTCAGCGCCGCGAGCTTCAGCGTGAGGACGATGATGGCCCGGTAGTACGGATCCGCGATCAGGCGCAGAAAGTTCTCTGCGGTCGGATGCGGGATGTACAGGGCGAAGGCGTCGTACCTGAAGACACCCATCGCCAGGAAGAATCCAAGCGGCAGGACGAGGAAGACCAGGTACAGCACCGTGAGGGGCACGGCGAGCACCACGCCGAAGCGGCCGCCGCTCTGATTCATGTGGCGTCCACCTTCAACGCGCGGCATTCGGTGGGGAAAAGCCAGACGGCGTCGCCCGCCGCGAGTTGCCGGAAGCGCGGCAGGCTCGGCTTCGTGCAGACCAGGCGGACGCCGCTTGCCGTCTCCAGTTCCAGGCTCAGCTGTTCGCCGGAGAAGACGCGCTTCACCAGCCGGGCGGGGAGCGCCTCGCCCGACGCCGGCGCCTCGGTCATCAATTCGATGCGTTCGGGACGCAGCATCAGGTACGCGGCATCGCCGACCCGCAGGCTGCCCGGTACGGCCCTGGCCGGCAGGTCCGTATCGCCGGCTACGCGGATGCGAACCTCGCCCGATGCCTGCGCCGCCACCACCTGACCCTCGACCAGGTTCGCGTCACCGATGAACTCGGCGACGAAGCGCGTGGCCGGCGAGTCGTAGAGATCCTCGGGAGACCCGATCTGCTCGACGCGCCCCTTGTTGAGCAAGGCGACGCGGTCCGACATCTCGAAGGCTTCGTCCTGGTCATGGGTGACGAAGATCGTGGTGATGCGCAGGCGCTGCTGCAGGTCCCGAATCTCGTGCCGCATGCGTTTGCGCAGCATCGCATCCAGGTTGGACAGGGGCTCATCGAGCAACAGCACCTTCGGCTCGATCACCAGCGCGCGCGCGAGGGCCACGCGCTGCCGCTGCCCGCCGGACAACTGTTCAGGCATGCGCGCCTCGACCCCGGGCAAGCCGACGGTCTCGAGCATCCGGCGCACGCGCTCGCGGATCTGTTCGCGCGGCATCTTGCGCATGCGCAGGCCGAAGCCCACGTTGTCGAAGACGGTCTTGTGGGGAAACAGCGCGTAGTTCTGGAACACGACGCCCATGTCCCGCTTCGACGTCGCGACGCCTGTCATTTCGCGGCCGTCGAGTCGCACCTGTCCGGCCGTGGCGCCGACCAGCCCCGCAATGATTTGCAGCGTGGTGGTCTTGCCGCAGCCCGAAGGGCCGAGCAGGGTCAGGAACTCGCCGCGGCGGACATCGAGGTCGATCGGCCCCACCGCGGTCGTGGCGCCGTATCGCTTGCTGATGCCTTGCAGCACCAGAAGGGACTGCGGTGCTGCGGTACCCGCTTTCGCATCAGGCACCCAGTACCTCCTTGTTCCAGCGCTCGCGGTTGCGGTCGCGGTAGGCGAACTGCGCCATGTAGTCGAAGCGCCGGGCCAGCTTGCCGATGCCTTCCAGATCCGCACTGCTGAATTCGAGCTTCTTCAGGTCCGGCGGCAGGTTCTTCATCGCGTCCATGTTGGTCGGCGGGTAGCCGCACAGGCGGGCGAACGCGATCTGCTTTTCCGCGTCCAGGGTATCGTTGGCGAATGCTTCGGCCAGCTCGATGCTTTCCTTGGGACGGTTGGCGATGATCGCGGTGTTGTAGGTCCAGGACATGCCGCCTTCCTTGGGGATCACGAATTCGACCGGCGCGCCGGCCGCCTTGGCCTGCTCGGTGCGTGCGCCGAAATACGGGCAGATCCAGATCTCCTCGGACACCAGCAATTGCTTGGTGTGCTCGACGTTGTTGATGGTCTGCGCCTTGTTCGTCTTGTAGAGCGCCTTCAGCTTCTCGATGCCTGGATCGATCTTTTCCGGGTCGCCGCCCGACAGCAGGTTGATCGCATGGAACACCTGCTCGCCCGTCCAGACCCAATCGGGAAACCCGACCTTGCCGGCGAACTCCGGATCCCACAGATCGAACCACG from Variovorax sp. PBL-E5 includes the following:
- a CDS encoding succinylglutamate desuccinylase/aspartoacylase family protein, whose product is MDTIEIGTAVSKGPGVAKGRLKIGELPDGQPILIPVVVVRGASDGPALWLHGCVHGNEYCGAFVLHELIRSLSPDTLKGTVVALPILNMTAFQKNQRMSPFEGYNGGDLNRCFPGSATGTLTQQMAHAIYSELRKHADYLIDMHTALTEDVRWALYADIPGEIGKKGEGIARAFGFRSTLPAPPDILAGSSMMSAAKDGIPSFIIEAGGKGPAFTDETVRDTAERLRNVMRHLSMLDGVVTDYGKQWHFSNFAWVHSTQGGMFQRQVRCGDRVEKGTVIGNYFDLHGHPAGDAHAPHPGIVLAIHPGPVMSTGETLIHIGLDPQEV
- a CDS encoding succinylglutamate desuccinylase/aspartoacylase family protein — translated: MGKHAGDRGHHHLADPAHPGSRPRRRAPRRDAPNHAHLKEHQLMKKSLKKMEIGTAVSVAPGRVDGMLQVGSLPDGSPMEIPVIIVRGAEDGPVVWMHGCVHGNEYCGAFSIHALTRELTLQRGTVVALPVLNITGFQRQQRMSPFDGYNGGDLNRCFPGKPGGTLTEQMAFHIYQHLREHATHFVDVHTAFTADTRWALFAPPSGDKADVAHGMARAFGFENTLPTPLDTLGGSALIEAAKEGIPGLIIEAGGIGSAFSPETVADCAERFRNVLRHLDMLPGETTEYGGLTLFSNFAWVNATRGGLFRPAVKCGNRIAEGDLVGRYYDVFGDLVEEAKSPFSGIVLAIGGGPVMPNGEILVHVGLDPQPAR
- a CDS encoding ABC transporter permease → MADKTSEAGGVGRVLLLAAVLLIYIFLLGPILIIVLTSFTATSSTAFPPSGFSLRWYGEFFRADNFVDAFLFSIKLASLSAPIATLIGFLSAYSIIRFAGKRRELAQSLALLPAMVPQILISMSLLLALNFVPLPSFLALLAGHVLLCLPFAIAGVSASLDGVDAQLETAALTLGASRLRALWEIVLPLTAPGIVSALIFSFIISFGDAYIALFLTGPGMTTLPIEIFSQIQWESTPVIAAITTLQILLILVLGLVVERLVGMRRIMRI
- a CDS encoding ABC transporter permease, encoding MNQSGGRFGVVLAVPLTVLYLVFLVLPLGFFLAMGVFRYDAFALYIPHPTAENFLRLIADPYYRAIIVLTLKLAALTTLCSLLLGYPMAYFLSRTQSAWRGVLMFLVVAPLTTGVIVRTYGWIVLFGAEGLINRVLLWTGLVHQPLQILNTQTAVVVALVHILLPYMIFPLFSSLTAQDPSLRRAASTLGAGTARIFFEVTLPLSKPGILMGSVLVFTLSAGSVVTPTLLGGKNVQMMGQSIYELVLHTLNWPLGSAMASILVLLQFVIIFLYFRSDRRAALHG
- a CDS encoding ABC transporter ATP-binding protein, which translates into the protein MPDAKAGTAAPQSLLVLQGISKRYGATTAVGPIDLDVRRGEFLTLLGPSGCGKTTTLQIIAGLVGATAGQVRLDGREMTGVATSKRDMGVVFQNYALFPHKTVFDNVGFGLRMRKMPREQIRERVRRMLETVGLPGVEARMPEQLSGGQRQRVALARALVIEPKVLLLDEPLSNLDAMLRKRMRHEIRDLQQRLRITTIFVTHDQDEAFEMSDRVALLNKGRVEQIGSPEDLYDSPATRFVAEFIGDANLVEGQVVAAQASGEVRIRVAGDTDLPARAVPGSLRVGDAAYLMLRPERIELMTEAPASGEALPARLVKRVFSGEQLSLELETASGVRLVCTKPSLPRFRQLAAGDAVWLFPTECRALKVDAT
- a CDS encoding ABC transporter substrate-binding protein, with the protein product MASLSDREFDRRRFLSGALSAGVASALLGGLPGRVSAAQATELRLLFPGGSWKDWFDQTFVTPFAQKHSIKPIWKTGLGYEPLIIAQRARPQWDMGQLDQSTSTQQGALSSVVEWKEERIPNMKKVHPAFRYPYLAGLVHTPYGIAVNTKRIKKPITSWFDLWDPEFAGKVGFPDWVWTGEQVFHAINLLSGGDPEKIDPGIEKLKALYKTNKAQTINNVEHTKQLLVSEEIWICPYFGARTEQAKAAGAPVEFVIPKEGGMSWTYNTAIIANRPKESIELAEAFANDTLDAEKQIAFARLCGYPPTNMDAMKNLPPDLKKLEFSSADLEGIGKLARRFDYMAQFAYRDRNRERWNKEVLGA